TTATACCGTGTTGGCAGGGCTGTGTGGCGTGATTATGCCTTAAAGAGTTAGAATCCCCCACTTCTCCCCCCTATGACACACTGGCTTAACCTCATAGGATTTAGCCTCATAGGGTTTAGCCTGATAGTGTTTAGCCTGCTAGCGGTTAGCATGGCCGATCTTCACCAGAGCGTCATTGTCAATTTGAAGCTTGCAGAAACTGTTACTGGCTCCTATCCATCAGACATTGGTTGGCTGTTTTGTCACTTCAGAAGCCTCAGGGCTCTAAATAGACCAGAAGCCTGGCACGGGATGGTTAACCGACAGACTGCGTTCcacaggtgcagagagagagagtggcattTAGGCTTCTTACACACATCACAGTCCAAAGGCTCCGCTCATTACAGCAGACAAATGGCTATCCCTCTGGCTGTGTGGCGGCCCTGCAGAGACTTCTCAGGGAGATCTGTCTTCCAAAAGCTTCAGGTGACAAGTTCCAAAAGAGAAGATCCCCTCGTTGTCACTGATTAtgggtggtggggatggtgttttcagggaaTGTAGTCACACATGCgcagacacacacgtacacacacaatcATGTTGAGTCTCTCTGTGATTGTCGGCacctttgttcttgtttccttccagagagaccaGGAGGAGGAGAGCGTACACGTCACCTTGGAACCTGGGGAGGAACACACCCAAACGCTGGCACAGTCCATTCTTACTTTTCCACACCTTATCTTTCTTCTTACTTtatcgctctctttttctctctttcatctctttgAACACATTCCTTAATATGCCACCATGCCATGATTAAAAATGTTACCTTTCAAGACCTTAATTCTTCTAAAATGAATGGTTGTCGATTAGCACCTGCCTCAGCCATATGCTCTGATCCAGGCATGCCATGCCTAATTCAAACAGTACCAATCTTCACTTACACAAGTTGACAATATTCCTAAGAAATTACCTTGATGCAACATAGCAGTGGAACGAGGAGCTATCTTACCCAGTCTAAATTTCCTGGAAATTATTTTTGGGATGCCATCAGAATTTCCAATATGAGGTCTTTGAAAGAAACTTGAGCTCACTCAGAAGtgactgagtctctctctctctctcacacacacacacacacacacagcgtctgCTTTTTGCTGCTACATGGACTACAGTAAACCTACATCCTGCTTCTAATGACTATCACTCTAAATGACTTTGTGCAAGTTGCTCTCTGGGGATGTGTATTTGTGATGCGTTTAGATCCTCTGTATTCAGTCCTGTACTTGGTGATCTCTGCCACTCCCTCCCCTGTGCCTTCTGTCTGTCAGTTGGTTAGTCAtaatgttgttttgttgttgtaatatttcATTTTAAAAGTCTTAACTAGTCATGTGTGTTTCTATAACAGTAGTCTGAGACACAGCCATTTTTCTGGTTTAAACCCCAGTTTTAGTGTTCAAATGTTTTTACACATTCCCCTTCTGCTTGAGATCCCACTCTATTTGACTATCCTTGTCCATTCTCCAGCACatccagttctctctctgtctctctccaccgcCACACCCCAGTACATTCGGTTCCAACACCCTCCTCCCTGACTGACGCATATCGCTGCACAAACTAGTTTCACTGAGTCAGCACTGCTTTCTGATGATGAGAGAAGACTATTCTACTTCCTGTCTTTTGTTGTTGCCGTTTGCTTCTCACTATATGGGattggtagacagagagagagccaactGGGCAcagactggttgaatcaatgttgtttccacgtcatttgtGGAATAGACGGTGAATTAATGTCCGTCcagtgatagaaagagagagagattcattcTCAGTGGCAGGACTTGAGGTGTTCGAGCTCGATTCGGTCAGTCATTGCTCTGGCTTGGAACAATCAAATGAAATACCACTTTTTGAAGATTTGCCACTTTTGTGTATTACTTAAATGGAGAATCAGTAATATGACAGCAACCTCTTAGGTGGGAATGACTGTAGGAATACTACGCATTAGCGAGGGCCTGGGGGTAGAATGGAATGGGGCAGACCACCGAGGTCACTGACACTGTTACTGGTTCCATTCAACTGCCATGTGAGCACAGAAAGCTGGTTCCAAGATTCTATTTCTCTAATTACTAGGATTCTTTtaggtttttgttgttgtttgttttggggTTTTGAGCATTCTGAAGTAGCTCTGTGTTTTCGGGGATCACTATACAACCAATGTACATGATCAATTTATCTCTCAATCCAAAATTGGACAGATGAAATAAgactgtataaaaaaataaaaacgttttAAAATGCATCACCAGCTAGCATGCCAACAAAtgtatgttgatattgtgaaCAATTGTGATCTTGAATATATGAATAAAATGGTCATTACATCGTTTCAGTTGTGAGCTTCTGTTGTGAGATATTTACTCTCTCTTTTGTTTCTAGAACcgagtattttttgttgttgataataAGGTGGGTAGTTAATCGTCATTAATTAATTCTGCCCCTGATAGATCCAATATAATTTACAGGTAGCAATAATATTTTTTACCCCACGGTGTCACTATCACATCTATGAAAAACGTATTCGCGATCCCGTCTAGAAAGGGTGTTCGTGAGGCAGGTTTGACCATAGAATTAGCTATTAGAATAATTTAATTATAGTAATTGAATAGGATTTTTATGGGCttgactgtaaaaaaaaaattacgaACAAGAACAACATCAAATGAAATCCTTACCGTTTGTTACAATGTAACGTATTCACAATGGACAACCGTATTCGTGATCATGAATCTGTTACAGAATCAGCAACTATACTTTGTTGATACAGCATAAACAACTAACTACTTTGTTGATCGTGTATACCGTTAAAATGGTCACTAGTACACCTACTACTTAGTGTTTTTGTGGGCGGGAATGACGCAACCCCAGCCTGAATTAAACTCCTGTTTCAACACGTCGCCAGTTTCCTCAGATGAGCCTGCTCTATTCCACATCTCAAATAGCATAATTGTGATTCTTTCCTCGCCTCCGTATTTCTCTGAAAGGATGTCATTTGAGACCCTCAAATTCAAACGTACACGAGCCCTGGTTTTACTAAAACTGTGAAAGCAGGTTTGTCACAGTACACATTTGAGTCATCAGTATTGAAGTGACATTATGTTATTTTCTTCATAATCTCTCCAAAAGAGGAAGTATGGAAGGAAGGTAAAGATAGGTGTTTTTGTTGAAGGAAGTAAACATGTTCTAACCGTGAGTTGACTTGGCAGAAAATCAGCGGGGTGTGTGAGAGACCGGCTAAAATCTGATTGGCTGAAAACGGAGTTACCGCTTGTGGGCTGACGCAAGTACGCCACTCTGCATCTCGCCGTCCTCCTGCTGGTGCTGAGGATTTATTAATTAAGCTAGCAAGCTGCTATCGGTCGCTTGGCTCACACCAAGCTGTCAAATTAAGACTTTATGCCTTCCACAGAAGTTTAACAGGTGAAGTGGTTATTCGGAAAAATACCAGGGACTGTAACATCACGGTGAGTTTGTACTGCTTGAGCTAAATGTATTCTCCAcatatggctagctagctaatgttagctggtaATTCAGTGAGTGAGAACGGAAGCATCAATTGGCCACTGTAAGGATTTCTTAATTTTTGGTAGGCCTACTATGCAACTAATGATACTGAAATAACGTTACTTGAAGTAACTAACCGTATGGTGTCTCTTATTTCAGGTCGTTCATCCTGTTACTTTGGCCCGAGGGGGAAAACATTCGACTGAGACAGATCCGGGAACGCCCTTAGAAAAAAGACACTTGTTAGTCAATTAGTGAGTAACGTTAGGTAGTACAGTTCTCACAAGGCAGGCAAGACGTTTGAGAAGTCTGGACGTTTCCTCGGGCTGAGTAAGCTTTTGCAGCAGCTAAATTTGTAATTGTAATCCGATAAAGagcattagctagttagcttgttaAGGTTGATTTCAGACTGACGGAGTAAAACTGCATTATCATCGGTGACGCGAGGTAACTAGATTGTCTGCACGCGGTCAGGTTTCTCGCAAAAATGATGCAAATTTCGGATTCGTACAATCAAAAGAATTCATTGTTCAATGCAATGAACAGATTTATTGGTGCTGTGAATAACATGGATCAGACGGTGATGGTTCCTAGTCTGCTAAGAGACGTGCCTCTAGACGAGGAAGAAGAGGTGAAAACGATATCACCGATTAGGACCGCCAGCAATGGGTCAACCACCTATTTCCAGGACGGGGACATGTACAATTACTATGTACTATTAAAATCGATCAGGAATGACATCGAATGGGGGGTCCTACAAGCCGATGACAGGCGGAAAGAAAAAATGGGGGTGACCGCGTTGGACATATCCAGAATAGAATCCGATGATGATGATTTGGAAAAACAATTTCATTATCATTTGACCGGACTACACACGGTTCTGTCCAAGCTTACCCGGAAAGCAAACACCCTCACGAACAGGTACAATCAGGAGATTGGAATAAGGGGCTGTGGACTGTGACTACTAGAAAGTTGAGTGTGTCAGACGATAACATCAAAAGTCATTGGTGAACAGTGGAATTGGGGGGGGGGTCCTAGTGATATCGTTTGTATTTATTCCCACAGTGGCAATAAATAAATGTAACCTACTAGACGTTTCATATGCATTGTTCAACATTTCCCATCTACTGTTTGAATGATTGTTTGCACTAAATCTTGTGTATTAATGGCTTGTTGTATGGATGGTCTATCCACattaacattttttg
This genomic interval from Oncorhynchus clarkii lewisi isolate Uvic-CL-2024 chromosome 18, UVic_Ocla_1.0, whole genome shotgun sequence contains the following:
- the LOC139372443 gene encoding mid1-interacting protein 1-B-like; amino-acid sequence: MMQISDSYNQKNSLFNAMNRFIGAVNNMDQTVMVPSLLRDVPLDEEEEVKTISPIRTASNGSTTYFQDGDMYNYYVLLKSIRNDIEWGVLQADDRRKEKMGVTALDISRIESDDDDLEKQFHYHLTGLHTVLSKLTRKANTLTNRYNQEIGIRGCGL